A genomic stretch from Sphaerochaeta sp. includes:
- a CDS encoding 5'-methylthioadenosine/S-adenosylhomocysteine nucleosidase produces MKRILVVAASAMERNGVTDLPSSVVGVGKVQSAVRTLEAIQTNSPDLVVCVGFAGALSADLNIGDVVVGTTVCQYDIDLTAFKLKRCTVPTGEGMHSLGILSLWDDPRVEGKRGPLGTADRFVTPAYRKDHPFVTEELGVIACDMESYAVAYAASRRNIPCMVARVISDDWEGRRPKNLPAFLRSYRETTGRLLSVLAQ; encoded by the coding sequence ATGAAACGGATTCTGGTGGTCGCAGCAAGCGCGATGGAACGGAACGGAGTGACCGATTTGCCGTCCTCGGTGGTGGGTGTCGGTAAGGTGCAGAGCGCCGTACGGACTTTGGAAGCGATCCAAACAAACAGTCCTGACCTGGTGGTCTGCGTCGGTTTCGCCGGTGCGCTCTCAGCGGATCTGAATATCGGGGATGTCGTGGTCGGCACTACCGTCTGTCAGTACGATATCGATCTAACTGCTTTCAAACTAAAGCGTTGTACGGTTCCGACCGGGGAAGGCATGCATTCGTTAGGAATCCTTTCTTTATGGGATGACCCACGTGTGGAAGGCAAACGGGGCCCCTTGGGTACCGCAGATCGTTTCGTCACCCCCGCGTACCGGAAGGACCATCCGTTTGTGACGGAGGAGCTGGGGGTCATCGCCTGTGATATGGAAAGTTATGCCGTCGCCTATGCGGCAAGCCGTCGGAACATCCCCTGCATGGTCGCCCGGGTGATCAGCGACGACTGGGAGGGGCGGCGGCCGAAGAACCTTCCCGCCTTTCTTCGCTCCTACCGGGAGACCACCGGCCGCTTGCTGTCAGTTCTCGCCCAGTGA
- a CDS encoding patatin-like phospholipase family protein: protein MGHREQTGRERFILAIDGGGMRGVIPSYFLSRFSDLLIAEGDTRPLADHFDLIAGTSTGSIIALALTCPGEKSALGTDGAPPSYAYKPVKQSLLGRLLRRPVQFHEIGILPPSADLKRIGTLYKEYGREIFPKRQSMLFGSLFIDKYDSAPFEDFLQEMFRDVPLSEAVVPVLAVSYDISGAGRPFLFTSDDDHQFRFWEAARASSAAPTYFRPAFFIDRQTGENLVLVDGGVVANNPVIYAYAQARKLYPDCPKFHILSLSTGRADMNLQISRNTGVIGWLDPSQGAPIQKILNAAQDQTAATFAEHNPDIDYLRVGRSLKNTYKMDVTTDEAIASMEEEASEMFQEKQDELVKYAKRLSARTEFDQLELLPLSSQPLALEAKNDAPQTTSA, encoded by the coding sequence ATGGGGCATCGTGAACAAACAGGACGGGAACGATTCATTCTTGCGATCGATGGCGGCGGCATGCGCGGCGTCATTCCTTCCTATTTTCTCTCGCGTTTCTCTGATCTGCTGATCGCAGAAGGGGATACCCGACCGCTTGCCGACCATTTTGACCTGATCGCAGGCACCTCCACCGGCTCGATCATCGCCCTGGCGCTGACCTGTCCGGGGGAAAAGAGCGCGTTGGGGACGGACGGAGCCCCTCCTTCCTATGCGTACAAGCCCGTCAAGCAATCGTTGCTGGGGCGTTTGCTGCGTCGTCCCGTGCAGTTTCATGAGATTGGAATCCTTCCCCCATCGGCCGACCTGAAGCGCATCGGAACCCTGTACAAGGAATACGGGCGGGAGATATTCCCCAAACGGCAGTCCATGCTGTTCGGTTCCCTGTTCATCGACAAGTACGATTCCGCCCCGTTTGAGGACTTCCTGCAGGAAATGTTCCGTGACGTCCCGCTTTCCGAAGCGGTTGTTCCGGTCCTGGCCGTCAGCTACGACATCTCCGGAGCGGGCAGACCATTTTTGTTCACCTCGGATGACGACCACCAGTTCCGCTTCTGGGAAGCGGCACGGGCATCCTCGGCCGCGCCCACCTATTTCCGTCCCGCGTTCTTCATCGATCGTCAGACAGGAGAGAACCTGGTGCTGGTCGATGGCGGCGTGGTTGCCAACAACCCGGTGATCTACGCCTACGCCCAGGCACGCAAGCTGTACCCGGACTGTCCGAAGTTCCACATCCTCTCCCTGTCAACCGGACGGGCGGACATGAATCTGCAGATATCACGGAACACCGGCGTCATCGGATGGCTGGATCCTTCCCAGGGCGCGCCGATCCAGAAGATTCTCAACGCCGCCCAGGACCAGACGGCGGCGACCTTTGCGGAACACAACCCGGACATCGACTATCTTCGTGTGGGCCGTTCGTTGAAGAACACCTACAAGATGGATGTCACCACCGACGAGGCGATCGCCAGCATGGAGGAGGAGGCAAGCGAGATGTTCCAGGAAAAGCAGGATGAACTGGTCAAGTACGCCAAACGCCTCTCGGCGAGAACGGAGTTCGACCAACTGGAACTCCTTCCGCTTTCGTCCCAGCCGTTGGCGCTCGAGGCAAAGAACGATGCACCCCAAACAACAAGCGCTTGA